The DNA segment ACATTATTATTGCCATGGGTTCCGGGGTGGAAACCATTGAGGAAACCATCGACTACCTGGTAGCCAAAGGCGAAAAGGTCGGGGCACTCAAGGTGCGGTTGTACCGACCCTTCTCGATCAAGGATTTCTCGGATGCAATCCCGAAATCCGTCAAGAAGATTGCGGTGCTCGACCGAACCAAGGAGCCCGGTGCTACCGGCGAGCCGCTGTACCTGGATACTATCGATGCACTCAAGGATCGCAATATCCACATCATCGGCGGACGCTACGGTCTGTCCAGCAAGGAGTTCACTCCTGCCATGGTCAAGGCGGTGTACGATCACCTGGCCAAAGACGGTCACCACGGATTTACCGTAGGCATCAACGATGATGTCACCCATCTGTCGATCCCGATTGGTGAGCCGCTGGATACCGAGCAGGAAGGGGTAACCCGCTGCAAGTTCTGGGGCTATGGATCGGACGGAACCGTCAGTGCCAACAAGAACAGTGTGAAGATTCTGGGAAGCGACACGGACCTGTATGTCCAGGCCTACTTTGACTATGACTCCAACAAGTCGGGTGGATATACCGTAAGTCATCTGCGCTTCGGTAAGAAGCCGATCAAATCACAGTACAAGCTCACCGCATGTGACTTTATCGCGCTGCATCGACAGCAGTACATCGGTCGCTATGACATCCTTGAGGGGATTGTCGAAGGCGGGACCTTCCTGATTAACAGCGGTCTGGATTCCGACAAGCTGTTTGCCAAGTTCACCAAGGACATGCAGGACACCATTATCAAAAAGAAGGTGAAGGTGTATGCGATTGATGCCTCCAAGATTGCCAAGAAGGTAGGGCTGGGCAACCGCATTAACACGGTTATGCAGACCGCTTTCTTCAAGCTGGCCAACATGATCCCTGCAGATCAGGCTATCGAGCTTATCAAGAAGCATGTCGAGAAGCAGTTTGCATCCAAGGGGCAGGAGATTGTCCAGATGAACTGGGATGCGATTGATGCGGCTATTGATGCCATAGTCGAGGTGGAGATTCCCAAGTCCATCGATACCCATGCCGATATCTCCGATGTGGTCCCGCCGGGATCCGACGATTTCGCCATGAAGATTGTGGATCCGGTGCTGCGCCTGAAGGGTGATGATATTCCGGTATCACTGATGCCGCTGAACGGGGCTGTTCCCACTAATACCAAACGGCTTGAGAAGGGTGGTACTCCGGGTAAGGTGCCGGTCAAGTGGATGGCCAAGTATGATGGTATCCGCGATGCCCAGTTCGAGGAGTCCTACTTCGAGTATCCTGGTTGCTGCCAGGGCTGTGGCGAGGTTATCTATATTCATATGATCACCCAGCTGTACGGGGACCGGATGCTGATTGCCAATGCAACCGGGTGTTCTTCCATATACGGGGGAACCTTTCCGACCACGCCGTTTGCGGTCGACAGCAAGGGGCGCGGCCCGACCTGGGCGAACTCCTTGTTCGAGGACAACGCCGAGTATGGCTTTGGTATGCGGCTGGCAATCGATGCCAACCGTAAGCAGCTCAAGAGCAATGTAGAAAAGGCACTCGAGTTGGGTGTCTCTGGCGAGATTGCCGAGGCCTTCAAGCGAAACCTGGAGCTGTGGAAGGATGTCGCGGCTGACGGCAAGGCGGCTTACGAGAAGACCGTTGAACTGCTGCCGGCAGCACTGAAATCAGCCAAGGGCGAACTCAAAGTGGTTCTAGCCAAGATCAACGAGTTGCGAGACTACTTTGTGGACAAGTCGGTATGGTGCTTCGGCGGTGACGGCTGGGCCTATGACATCGGCTACGGCGGTCTGGACCACATCATGGCATCCAACCGGAATGTGAACGTGCTGGTTATGGATACCGAGGTCTACTCCAACACCGGGGGTCAGGCTTCCAAGTCTACACCGCGTGGCGCGATTGCAAAGTTTGCCTCGGAGGGCAAGCAGACCGGTAAAAAGAACCTCGGTCTGATGATGACCACCTATGGATCCTGTTATGTTGCCCAGGTGAACTACGGGATGGATCGTGAGCAGACCCTCAAAGCGATCCAGGAAGCCGAGGCGTTTGATGGTCCGTCCATCATTATCGCCTACTCGCCCTGTATTGCGCATGGCTACGACATGAAGCTGACCACCAAGCAGTCCAAAAAAGCCGGGGAAACCGGGTACTGGCCGCTGTATCGCTTCAATCCGGCAGCCGAGGCCGAGGGTAAGCATCCCTTTATCTGGGAGTCGGTCGAGAAGACTGCAGACTTCAAGGAGTTTACCTCTCAGGAGATCCGTTATCGGGCGCTGGAGCTTGCCAAGCCGGACGAGGCAGAGCGACTGCAGAAGCTTGCCGAGAAGGACAATGAGCGACGGTATGCTGATCTCAAGAAGCTTGAAGAGTAGGTAAAGGAGAGTGTATGGCTAATTTACAGACAACGTATATGGGGATTCCGGTTCGGAATCCCCTGGTGGTCGGGGCATGCAGCCTGACATCGCACATGGACTCGATCAAAAAGGTGGAGGAGGCCGGTGCCGGGGCGCTGGTTATCAGTTCGCTGTTCGAGGAGCAGATCAATCTGCAGAAAGCTCGTATGGAAGAAGAGCTTTCGATGCATGACAATCTGGATGCCGAGATGGGCGATCTCTTTCCTGATGTTGAGCATGGTGGCCCGCAGGAGCATCTGTACTGGGTCAAAAAGGCCAAAGAGGCCGTCTCTATCCCGGTTATCGCCAGCCTGAACTGTACAGCGGAGGCCACCTGGGTCGAATGGGCAAAAAAGCTTGAGGATACCGGGGTAGATGGTCTTGAGCTGAACTTTTTTGCGCTTCCGCTGGATGCCGACCAGACCGCAGAGGCGGTGGAGTCGCAGCAGCTGCGGATTCTGCAGTTGGTGCTTGGAGCGGTCAAGGTGCCGGTTTCGGTCAAGCTGAGTCCTTTCTATACCAGTCCGCTGAATGTGGTAAAGCGCATGAGCGAGGCCGGGGTAAAGGGGGCTGTGCTGTTTAACCGGATGTTTCATCCGACCTTCGATATAGAGAAGGAGGCTAGCCGAACCCCGTTCAATCTCTCGCACTCAGATGACCATCGGCTGCCGCTGCGCTATGCCGGGCTGCTGCACGATGCGGTTTCGCTTGATGTGTGTTCCTCGAACGGTATTCATTCCTCGAAGGATGCAGTCGAGGTGCTGCTGGCTGGGGCCCAGGTGTTCCAGGTGGTGAGTACCCTGTATAAAAACAAGCTCGAGGTGATTCAGTCTATTGTGGGCGGTATAGAAAAGTGGATGGATGGCAAAGGATATGCCGATCTGGATGCTTTCCGCGGCAAGCTGAGTGCCAAAAACACCAATGATCGCTGGGACTATCGTCGGGCACAGTACGT comes from the Spirochaeta africana DSM 8902 genome and includes:
- the nifJ gene encoding pyruvate:ferredoxin (flavodoxin) oxidoreductase; this encodes MAKRMITIDGNEAASSMAYAFSEVAAIYPITPSSPMGELADSWAARGRKNLFGQSLDIIEMQSEAGAAGAVHGALSAGALTTTYTASQGLLLMIPNMYKIAGEMMPTVFHVSARSLAAQALSIFGDHSDVMSVRMTGFGLLASNSVQEAQDLAAVAHLASLETRIPFVHFFDGFRTSHEMQKIEELDYDTLRTMVNMEFVERFRDEAMRPEKPICKVGAQNPDVYFQGRETSNQYYTDAPAVVRKYMKMLGEKTGRNYDLYEYIGAPDAENIIIAMGSGVETIEETIDYLVAKGEKVGALKVRLYRPFSIKDFSDAIPKSVKKIAVLDRTKEPGATGEPLYLDTIDALKDRNIHIIGGRYGLSSKEFTPAMVKAVYDHLAKDGHHGFTVGINDDVTHLSIPIGEPLDTEQEGVTRCKFWGYGSDGTVSANKNSVKILGSDTDLYVQAYFDYDSNKSGGYTVSHLRFGKKPIKSQYKLTACDFIALHRQQYIGRYDILEGIVEGGTFLINSGLDSDKLFAKFTKDMQDTIIKKKVKVYAIDASKIAKKVGLGNRINTVMQTAFFKLANMIPADQAIELIKKHVEKQFASKGQEIVQMNWDAIDAAIDAIVEVEIPKSIDTHADISDVVPPGSDDFAMKIVDPVLRLKGDDIPVSLMPLNGAVPTNTKRLEKGGTPGKVPVKWMAKYDGIRDAQFEESYFEYPGCCQGCGEVIYIHMITQLYGDRMLIANATGCSSIYGGTFPTTPFAVDSKGRGPTWANSLFEDNAEYGFGMRLAIDANRKQLKSNVEKALELGVSGEIAEAFKRNLELWKDVAADGKAAYEKTVELLPAALKSAKGELKVVLAKINELRDYFVDKSVWCFGGDGWAYDIGYGGLDHIMASNRNVNVLVMDTEVYSNTGGQASKSTPRGAIAKFASEGKQTGKKNLGLMMTTYGSCYVAQVNYGMDREQTLKAIQEAEAFDGPSIIIAYSPCIAHGYDMKLTTKQSKKAGETGYWPLYRFNPAAEAEGKHPFIWESVEKTADFKEFTSQEIRYRALELAKPDEAERLQKLAEKDNERRYADLKKLEE
- a CDS encoding dihydroorotate dehydrogenase-like protein — encoded protein: MANLQTTYMGIPVRNPLVVGACSLTSHMDSIKKVEEAGAGALVISSLFEEQINLQKARMEEELSMHDNLDAEMGDLFPDVEHGGPQEHLYWVKKAKEAVSIPVIASLNCTAEATWVEWAKKLEDTGVDGLELNFFALPLDADQTAEAVESQQLRILQLVLGAVKVPVSVKLSPFYTSPLNVVKRMSEAGVKGAVLFNRMFHPTFDIEKEASRTPFNLSHSDDHRLPLRYAGLLHDAVSLDVCSSNGIHSSKDAVEVLLAGAQVFQVVSTLYKNKLEVIQSIVGGIEKWMDGKGYADLDAFRGKLSAKNTNDRWDYRRAQYVRTLLNADQHVARPAL